In the Burkholderia contaminans genome, CGCCGCACCGGCGCGCGGCGGCTTCACGCGCGGCGACCTCGATGCGGTGCTGAAGCGCCGCGGCGAATGGCTCGACGTCGATCCGGACGATCTCGAGGCGCTGCTGCGCGAAACCGAGATGCAGGCCTATGCGCGCACCTTCGGCCAGCTCTCGTGCGCCGACCTGATGACGAGGCATGCGATCGAAGTCGCACCGTCGACGTCGGTGACGGCCGCGCTCACGCTGCTCGACCGCCACCGCGTGAAGGCGCTGCCGGTCGTCGACGGCGAAGGTCGCCTGACCGGCATCGTCACGCGCGCCGACCTCACGCGGCAGTTGCGCCGCCCGGCCCCGCTGTGGCAGCGCCTGTCGGCACGGCTGCCGCAATCGCTCGGCGGCCAGGCGGCGAGCGTCGCCACCGTGATGACGCGCGATGTCGCGTGCGTGCCGGAAACGATGCCGATCACCGCGCTCGTTCCGCTGTTTACGCATTCGGGCCACCACCACATTCCGGTCGTCGATGCATCGCGCCGGCTCGTCGGGATCATTACCCAGACGGATCTCGTCACCGGCCTCTATCGCCAGGCACACATGCTCGAGGCCGCGTAGCGCATGCCGCGCACGTAACGCCACGCAGCAGCCAACGCGACACCGAATGCATTCATTTCGCCATAATTCGGCCATTTATATCATGTCGTGATATATTTATCGCTACCGAAACTGACTATCCGACCGCCCCGATGAACGATACCCGACGCGCGCTGGCGAAAAGCGATTTCCAGCAACTGTCCGAGTTCCGCTACCAGATGCGCCGCTTCGAGCGCTTCTCCGAACGCGCCGCGCAAAGCGAAGGCGTGACGCCGCTGCAATACCTGCTGCTGCTGCACATCAAGGGCTATCCGCATCGCGAATGGGCAACCATCGGCGAACTCGCGGAACGCCTGCAGGCGCAGCATCACGGCGTCGTTGCGCTGGTCACGCGCTGCGAATCGCTTGGCCTCGTGAAGCGCAAGACGAGCGAAGCGGATCGCCGGCAGGTCGAGGTCCACCTCGAGCCGGCCGGCGAGACGCTGCTCGCCCGTCTCGCGGCCATGCATCGCGCCGAGCTGAAGTCGCTCAAGGGCGCGTTCCAGGTTCCCCAGATCGATTACTGACCCTGCCCCTTCCACTCCGATGAACGCACCCCACAAACGCGATTTCGCGACCAACGACCGCCTGCCCAGGATCGCGTTGCTCGCCGCCGCGATCGGCCTGCTCAGCACGCTGGCCGCATTCGTGCTGTTGAGCCTGATCCACCTGTTCACGAACCTGTTCTTCTACCAGCAGTTCTCGTTCGCCGACCGCTCGCCGGCGAACCACACGCTGGGCGCATGGGTGATCGTCGTGCCGGTGATCGGCGGGCTGGTCGTGGGGTTGATGGCGCGCTTCGGTTCGGAAAAGATCCGCGGCCACGGCATTCCCGAAGCGATCGAGGCGATCCTGTTCGGCAAGAGCCGCATGTCGCCGAAGGTCGCGATCCTCAAGCCGCTGTCGTCCGGCGTCGTGATCGGCAGCGGCGGCCCGTTCGGCGCCGAAGGCCCGATCATCATGACGGGCGGCGCGCTCGGCTCGCTGATCGCGCAGTGCGTGCACGTCACCGCCGCCGAGCGCAAGACGCTGCTCGTCGCCGGCGCGGCCGCCGGCATGACGGCCGTGTTCGGCACGCCGGTCGCCGCCGTGCTGCTCGCGGTCGAACTGCTGCTGTTCGAATGGCGTCCGCGCAGTTTCCTGCCGGTCGCGCTCGCCTGCGCGGTGGCCGGTTTCGCCCGCGCCGTGTTCTTCGGCGTCGATCCGCTGTTTCCGCTGACCACCGCCGCGCCGACACCCGTCGCGCTGCTGTCATGCATCGTCGCGGGCCTGCTGGCGGGCATGCTCGCATGCGGCCTGTCGGCGGCGCTGTATCGTGTGGAGGACACCTTCGCAAAACTGCCGGTGCACTGGATGTGGTGGCCCGCGCTCGGCGCGATCGTGATCGGCATCGGCGGCTGGCTCGAGCCGCGCGCGCTCGGCGTCGGCTACGACGTGATCGGCGACCTGTTGCATCAGCACATCGCATTGAAGATCGCGCTCGCGCTGCTGCTCGTGAAGGCCATGATGTGGGTGATCGCGCTCGGCTCGGGCACGTCGGGCGGCGTGCTGGCGCCGCTGCTGATGCTCGGCGCCGGCCTCGGCACCGTGCTGTCGCCGATGCTGCCGGGCGGCGATCCGGCGCTGTGGCCGCTCGTATGCATGGCCGCGACGCTCGGGGCGACGCTCGGTGCCCCGCTGACCGCAATCGTGTTCGCGTTCGGCCTCACGCACGACACGAATGCACTGCTGCCGCTGCTCGCGGCGACGCTCGTCGCGCACGGCTTCGCGACCATCGTGATGAAGCGCTCGATCATGACGGAAAAGATCGCGCGCCGCGGTTATCACATCTATCGCGAATACGGCGTCGATCCGCTCGAGCGGCACGACATCGGCGAAGTGATGACGTCGGCCGACCTGCTCGTCGCGATCGACGGCGCAGCGACGCTCGATATCGTCGAGTCGCAGTACTTCGGCGCGAAGCAGACGCACCGTGCGTACCCGGTCGTGCAGAATGGCCGCCTGCTCGGTCTCGTCGATCGCGCGACGCTCGATGCGCAGCGCGCTCAGGCCGCGGCCGACACGCCGATCGCGGCCGCATTCGCCAACCATGCGCCTGCGGTCGCGCAGGCGCACGAAACGTGCCGCGTCGTCGCGTCGCGACTCGCGATGCTCGGCCTCGAACGCCTGCCCGTCGTCGCCGACGAGCAATCGATGCGTCTCACGGGCATCGTGTCACGCAGCGACCTGATCAAACCCGCACTCCAGCACTTCGA is a window encoding:
- a CDS encoding HPP family protein, which translates into the protein MSSGSPSSRRTLRQWLHSFIPHPMSLGWRERLRSCTGALVGIATVGVTMRLLPGVPGLMPLLVAPMGASAVLLFAVPASPLAQPWSIIGGNLVAATVGVACAQWIADPITAAAVAIACAIGGMFVLRCVHPPSGAVALTAVVGGPAIHSLGFSFVLEPIALQSAILLSAALAYHALTGHRYPHGGVRPEAKPQAGGAAPARGGFTRGDLDAVLKRRGEWLDVDPDDLEALLRETEMQAYARTFGQLSCADLMTRHAIEVAPSTSVTAALTLLDRHRVKALPVVDGEGRLTGIVTRADLTRQLRRPAPLWQRLSARLPQSLGGQAASVATVMTRDVACVPETMPITALVPLFTHSGHHHIPVVDASRRLVGIITQTDLVTGLYRQAHMLEAA
- a CDS encoding MarR family winged helix-turn-helix transcriptional regulator, with product MNDTRRALAKSDFQQLSEFRYQMRRFERFSERAAQSEGVTPLQYLLLLHIKGYPHREWATIGELAERLQAQHHGVVALVTRCESLGLVKRKTSEADRRQVEVHLEPAGETLLARLAAMHRAELKSLKGAFQVPQIDY
- a CDS encoding chloride channel protein; this translates as MNAPHKRDFATNDRLPRIALLAAAIGLLSTLAAFVLLSLIHLFTNLFFYQQFSFADRSPANHTLGAWVIVVPVIGGLVVGLMARFGSEKIRGHGIPEAIEAILFGKSRMSPKVAILKPLSSGVVIGSGGPFGAEGPIIMTGGALGSLIAQCVHVTAAERKTLLVAGAAAGMTAVFGTPVAAVLLAVELLLFEWRPRSFLPVALACAVAGFARAVFFGVDPLFPLTTAAPTPVALLSCIVAGLLAGMLACGLSAALYRVEDTFAKLPVHWMWWPALGAIVIGIGGWLEPRALGVGYDVIGDLLHQHIALKIALALLLVKAMMWVIALGSGTSGGVLAPLLMLGAGLGTVLSPMLPGGDPALWPLVCMAATLGATLGAPLTAIVFAFGLTHDTNALLPLLAATLVAHGFATIVMKRSIMTEKIARRGYHIYREYGVDPLERHDIGEVMTSADLLVAIDGAATLDIVESQYFGAKQTHRAYPVVQNGRLLGLVDRATLDAQRAQAAADTPIAAAFANHAPAVAQAHETCRVVASRLAMLGLERLPVVADEQSMRLTGIVSRSDLIKPALQHFDDEQKRERFRPIVPANLRDIGTRKAG